From a region of the Candidatus Caccoplasma merdavium genome:
- a CDS encoding MATE family efflux transporter, translated as MRRGEGHREILRIALPAIVSNITVPLLGLVDVAIVGHLGSPAYIGAIAVGGMLFNIFYWVFAFLRMGTSGLTSQAYGRHDLDEVTRLLVRAFGVGVMVALLLIVLQYPLCRMAFLFIEATPEVERLASLYFHICIWGAPGVLGLYAFSGWFIGMQNSRFPMWIAITQNVVNIAASLLLVYVVGLKVEGVALGTLIAQYAGFLMAIVLWRRFYKPLRRRLDWRASLGNKAAMTAFFKVNRDIFFRTLCLVAVTLYFTSAGASQGEVVLAVNTLLMQLFTLFSYVMDGFAYAGEALAGKYIGARNETSLHRTVRQIFAWGGGLALLFVLLYGVGGEAFLSLLTDDRSVIAAADTYFYWALLIPVAGFAAFMWDGIYIGATATRGMLLSMFVASLLFFVIYLSGRATYGNHALWGAFIVYLFSRGAVQTLLAPKVLRVMR; from the coding sequence ATGCGTCGGGGCGAAGGGCACAGAGAGATTTTGCGCATAGCCTTGCCGGCCATCGTCTCCAATATCACGGTGCCGCTGCTGGGTCTTGTCGATGTGGCCATTGTGGGCCATCTCGGCTCTCCTGCCTATATCGGCGCGATAGCCGTGGGCGGCATGCTCTTCAATATTTTCTACTGGGTATTTGCCTTCTTGCGCATGGGAACGAGCGGATTGACTTCGCAGGCCTACGGCCGGCACGACCTCGACGAGGTAACGCGCTTGCTGGTAAGGGCCTTTGGCGTAGGTGTGATGGTTGCCCTGCTGCTCATCGTCTTGCAATATCCGTTATGTCGCATGGCGTTTCTTTTTATCGAGGCCACTCCCGAGGTCGAGCGTCTGGCCTCGCTCTATTTCCACATCTGCATTTGGGGGGCTCCTGGCGTACTGGGGCTCTATGCCTTCTCGGGTTGGTTCATCGGTATGCAAAATTCGCGTTTCCCCATGTGGATAGCCATTACGCAGAATGTGGTGAACATTGCGGCCAGCCTGTTGCTGGTCTATGTCGTGGGGTTGAAGGTCGAAGGGGTGGCGTTGGGTACGCTCATTGCCCAATATGCCGGATTCCTGATGGCAATAGTTCTGTGGCGGCGGTTCTATAAGCCGTTGCGCCGGCGCCTCGACTGGCGGGCGTCGTTGGGAAACAAGGCGGCCATGACTGCCTTCTTCAAGGTGAACCGCGACATCTTCTTCCGCACCCTCTGCCTGGTGGCCGTGACGCTCTACTTTACCTCGGCCGGAGCCTCACAAGGGGAGGTCGTGCTGGCGGTCAATACGCTGCTCATGCAGCTTTTTACCCTCTTTTCTTATGTGATGGACGGGTTTGCCTATGCCGGCGAAGCCTTGGCCGGGAAATATATCGGAGCCCGCAACGAAACATCGCTGCATCGCACCGTGCGGCAGATTTTTGCGTGGGGGGGCGGATTGGCGTTGCTCTTTGTCCTCCTCTACGGAGTGGGGGGCGAGGCTTTTCTCTCGTTGCTTACCGACGACCGCTCGGTGATAGCGGCTGCCGACACTTATTTTTATTGGGCCTTGCTTATCCCGGTGGCCGGCTTTGCCGCCTTTATGTGGGACGGCATCTACATAGGTGCCACGGCCACGCGGGGCATGCTGCTGTCGATGTTTGTCGCATCACTGCTTTTTTTCGTCATTTATCTCTCGGGACGTGCCACCTATGGCAACCATGCTTTGTGGGGAGCCTTTATCGTCTACCTCTTCTCCCGTGGTGCGGTGCAGACGCTGCTGGCACCAAAAGTCTTGCGTGTCATGAGATGA